The Deinococcus arcticus sequence TGAAGTTGTCGAGCACCTGTTTGACCAGTGGGGGCAGCATACGTGGAGTGTACCCCTGCCCTCACAGGGCGCCCACCACCAAATTGTTTAGGTTCCTGCCCGCTTCCCCACGGAAGCGCCACACGAAAAAAGGACACGCCCAGGGGGGAGGTGGCGTGTCCTTAAGGAGGGAAGGATGAGGGTGAAACCACCGCTCGCTTCTGATGCTACACGGCCACCCTGACATGTTGCTGACAGCGGATTCATTCGGGGGGGGCCTTTCCTGTCACTCCGGGCTCATGCAGTCCCGGCGCTCTTTAGACTGTGCCCGCACGGGGCCCGCTCAGCGTTTCCAGCGGGGCCCGTCCTTGGTGTCCTCCACGGTCACGCCCACACGGGTGAGGGTGGCGCGCAGCTCGTCGGCCTCGGCGTACTGCTTGTTCAGGCGGTAATTCTGCCGTGCTTTCAGCACCAGGTCCATCAGGGCCCCCACCACCTCGCTGTCGTCGCGCCCTGCGGCGGGGGCCCCCGCCTCGGCGAACAGGCCCAGCACGCCGCCGCCCAGGTCCCGGTAGGCACCGCGGGCCCGCGTCAGGGTGCTCTGCGGCACCGGCCCTGCGTTCAGCGCCGCGTTCAGGTCGGTGGTCAGGCCAAACAGGGCCGCCACTGCCTTGGGGGTGTTGAAGTCGTCACGCAGGGCGTCTTCGAAAGCGGCGCTGTGGGCCGCAATCCGGGCGTCCAGTGCGCTGTCCTGCCCGGCGGGGGCGCCCGGCAGGCGGCGCTCGACCTCGTGCAGGGCCTCGGTCAGGCGGCGGTAGCCACTGCGCGCGCTTTCAAAGGCGGCGTCGCTGAATTCGGTTACCGAGCGGTAGTGGCTGCCCACCAGCAGGAAGCGCACCACCATGGGGTCGTGCTGAGAGAGCACGTCCTGAATGGTCAGAAAGTTGCCCTTGCTCTTGCTCATCTTCTCGCCGCCAATGGTCAGCATGTTGTTGTGCATCCAGTAGCGCGCAAAGGCGTGCCCGGCAGCCTCGGCCTGGGCGATCTCGGCCTCGTGGTGGGGAAACTGCAGGTCCAGGCCGCCGCCGTGAATGTCGAAGCCCTCGCCCAGATACTTCAGGCTCATGGCGCTGCATTCAATGTGCCAGCCCGGAAAGCCTGTACCCCACGGCGAGTCCCAGCGCATGATGTGCCCGGCCTCGGCGCGCTTCCACAGGGCGAAGTCGCGCGGATCGCGTTTGTCCTCGCGCACGGCCTCGCGGGTGCCTTCCTCCTGGTCGTCCAGCTTGCGGCCCGAGAGTTTGCCGTACCCGGGCCAGGACCGCACGTCGAAGTACACGCTGCCCCCCGACTCGTAGGCGTGGCCCTTTTCCATCAGCTCCTCAATCAGCGCAATCTGCTCGGTGATGTGCCCGGTGGCGCGCGGATTGATCGAAGGCTTGAGGACGTTCAGCGCCTCCATGTCCTTGACGAACGACCACAGGTATTTGTCGGCCACTTCCATGGGCTCTAACTGCTCCAGGCGGGCGCGGGCCAGCATCTTGTCCTCGCCGTCGTCCGAGTCGTTTTGCAGGTGCCCCACATCGGTGATGTTGGCCACGTAGCGCACCTGATAGCCGAAGTGCATGAAGGCGCGGCGGATCACGTCAAAGGCCACCTCTTTCTTGGCGTGCCCCAGGTGGGCGTCGCTGTACACGGTGGGTCCGCACAGGTACATGCCCACCCGGCCCGGCGTGCCCGGCACAAAGGGAACCTTCTGGCGTTGCAGCGTGTCGTACAGCACGATAAGGGGATCGGGAATGGACTGGGTCATGGGGGCTCCTGTGGGAAAGAGGGAACAAAAAAAAGCCGCGCCACAGCAGAGGGGGCGCGGGCGCAGCAGACCAGGGCTGCGGGCCGCTAGGCAGGGCAACACAGGGTCAACATGCCCCTAATGTAGCAAAGGCGAGGCGGGCGCGGCGGCCGGGGCGGGCAGTGGCCCCTGGGCGGCCAGCTGGTGCAGGGTGCCCAGCAGCGTGGCGCTGAAGGCGCGCAGCAGCGGCAGCCCGGCGCGGTGGGGGAGGGTGGCCAGCGCCAGGGGCCGGGCCAGCGGTTCGGGCAGTGGCAAGGCCACCACGCCGCCGGGCAGCGGGGTCAGGGCCAGCCGGGGCATCACGCTGACCCCCAGGCTGTGCGCCACCATGCCCAGAATCACGCTGTCCTCGCCCAGTTCGGTGATCTGTTCGGCCTGCAGGCCGTGGCGGCGCAGGTAGGCCATGACGCGGCGGTGGCAGGAATTCAGGCCGCTGGGCAGCAGCAGCGGGCCCTGCGCCAGTTCGAACAGCGCCACCGGGTGCGCGCCGCGCGCCGCCGGGGCCACGAACAGGTACTCATCCACCATCAGTGGCGTCAGGCGCAGATCCGGGCTGTGCTCGCCAATCACAAAGGCGGCGTCGGCCTGTCCGCCGCGCACCAGGGCCTCGCCGCCGCCCTCGGTTTCGCCGTCCAGCAGGTGAACGCGCACGCCGGGATAGCGGGCGCGGAAGGCCGCCAGCGCGGGCGGCAGCAGGTGGGTGGCGGTGGAGCGGAACGAGGCCACCCGCACCGTACCGGCCAGGGGTTCACCCTCCTGCGCGGCGTGCAGCGCGTCCTCGGCGGCCTGCAGGCTCAGGCGGGCGTAGGTCAGCAGCCGCTCGCCTGCCGGGGTGGGCACGGCGCCTCCCCGTCCCCGGCGCAGCAGCGGCCGCCCGGTCAGCGCCTCCAGCTTGGCCACCGCCTCACTCAGCGAGGACTGGGACGCCCCCGTGCGGGCCGCCGCCTCGCTGAATCCGCCGGCTTCGGCCACCACCAGCAGGGCCCGCAACTGGGCCAGGGTGGGCAGTGGGGGCAGGCGGTCCGGCAACATGCCCCAGTGTAGACCCGGCCGCCCAGCCCCGGGATCGGGTTTGCCGATGGGCGGCATGCCGGGGCCCGGCCCCCGCCGATGGCGCTCCGGGGGCGGCGGGCGCACCCTGAGGGCAGAGGTGATGTTCATGACCGCCAGCCTGCGCGCTCAGCCCCCGTTTGCCCTGCCCACTGTTCCTGCTGCCCTGCCTGCCGTGTCCGGGCCCACGTTGTCCCCGCCCCGGCGCCCGGTTTATGTGCTGGAGGTGCTGGCCCCGCTCCTTCCCCTGCCCCCGGTGCCGGGCTGGACCCTGCAGGCGTGGCCCGTGGCCCGCCTGGGCGACCTGACGCTGCAGGCCACCCCGCAGGGCGACGCCAGTCCGGATGACCTGCGCCTTGCCCTGCAGGCTGCCGGGTTCAGCCCGCTGGGCCCGGTGCGCCGCCGCGCCTGAACGTGGGGGCCGTCTCTTCAGGCGGAACGCCTGTGCGGATGGGGCGACCCCACGATAAGGCCGCCACGCCGTCCTGGCACAGGGAAAGAGGGTCCACGGTCCCAGAGGCCCCCAGCGGAGGTGCTTGACCCGCCCATCACAAGGCGGCACGATACTGGCCGCATGACGAACGGTCTGCGTCCTTCTGCTTCCCTGCCCGCGCCCCCCGGCCCGGGTGGGGAGGGCGTGGCGGTGGTCACGGCGCGCTTTCTGCGCATGCTGAGCCTGACGCTGGCACAGCTGGACGCCATGAAAGACGCCAACGCCCGCGCCGAATTTGCCGGGCTGACCCGGCAGGCCCGCGCGCTGGAAACCGAGACCGACGCCCTGGAACGCGAAATCGAGGACCTGTGCCTGACGGCCTTTGGCCACGGGCCCAGTGGGCAGGACCTGGCCTTTTTTCTGATGGTCTTTCGCAGCCTGACCAATCTGGAACGGGTGGGCGACTAC is a genomic window containing:
- the cysS gene encoding cysteine--tRNA ligase, with product MTQSIPDPLIVLYDTLQRQKVPFVPGTPGRVGMYLCGPTVYSDAHLGHAKKEVAFDVIRRAFMHFGYQVRYVANITDVGHLQNDSDDGEDKMLARARLEQLEPMEVADKYLWSFVKDMEALNVLKPSINPRATGHITEQIALIEELMEKGHAYESGGSVYFDVRSWPGYGKLSGRKLDDQEEGTREAVREDKRDPRDFALWKRAEAGHIMRWDSPWGTGFPGWHIECSAMSLKYLGEGFDIHGGGLDLQFPHHEAEIAQAEAAGHAFARYWMHNNMLTIGGEKMSKSKGNFLTIQDVLSQHDPMVVRFLLVGSHYRSVTEFSDAAFESARSGYRRLTEALHEVERRLPGAPAGQDSALDARIAAHSAAFEDALRDDFNTPKAVAALFGLTTDLNAALNAGPVPQSTLTRARGAYRDLGGGVLGLFAEAGAPAAGRDDSEVVGALMDLVLKARQNYRLNKQYAEADELRATLTRVGVTVEDTKDGPRWKR
- a CDS encoding LysR family transcriptional regulator; translated protein: MNITSALRVRPPPPERHRRGPGPGMPPIGKPDPGAGRPGLHWGMLPDRLPPLPTLAQLRALLVVAEAGGFSEAAARTGASQSSLSEAVAKLEALTGRPLLRRGRGGAVPTPAGERLLTYARLSLQAAEDALHAAQEGEPLAGTVRVASFRSTATHLLPPALAAFRARYPGVRVHLLDGETEGGGEALVRGGQADAAFVIGEHSPDLRLTPLMVDEYLFVAPAARGAHPVALFELAQGPLLLPSGLNSCHRRVMAYLRRHGLQAEQITELGEDSVILGMVAHSLGVSVMPRLALTPLPGGVVALPLPEPLARPLALATLPHRAGLPLLRAFSATLLGTLHQLAAQGPLPAPAAAPASPLLH